A genomic window from Salvia miltiorrhiza cultivar Shanhuang (shh) chromosome 5, IMPLAD_Smil_shh, whole genome shotgun sequence includes:
- the LOC130986129 gene encoding heavy metal-associated isoprenylated plant protein 41-like: MDSEANQRWIKYYSSAHNILLVGEGDFSFSRCLGMAFGSATNIVATSLDSYDVLLNKYKSAKDNLVSLGNLGASLLHGVDATKMMTHPQLQYKKFHRIIYNFPHAGFQKREDHPVMLMMHRELVRGFLLNASSMLDFDGEIHVRHKTTALFDRWKIEDLGSDCSLVCIAQDEFRIEDYPGYNNKRGSSSRADEPFPLGASKTYRFRLCPVAVNSLIMRKLHLMPQMCTSAPAGVQQQVPMAPFTPQVFSTHPLVVQPQPPFMNVHDECLRIFGRYLKHVEETFGDTSYDVWHSVVDALWCGYEMYMSNAAPGTGTPPSSGFISILEELHRLSSSRYERLRQSLFRHDLR, from the exons ATGGATAGCGAAGCTAATCAGAGATGGATTAAGTATTATTCATCAGCCCACAATATACTCTTAGTTGGCGAAGGCGACTTCTCATTTTCTCGGTGTTTGGGGATGGCTTTTGGCTCTGCTACTAACATCGTCGCCACTTCTCTCGACTCTTACG ATGTATTACTCAACAAATACAAGTCTGCGAAAGACAATTTGGTGAGTTTGGGAAATCTAGGGGCGTCTTTGTTACACGGAGTGGATGCAACCAAAATGATGACTCATCCTCAGCTCCAATACAAGAAATTTCACCGGATTATTTATAACTTTCCTCATGCTGGTTTTCAAAAGAGGGAAGATCATCCGGTCATGTTGAT GATGCATAGGGAGCTTGTCCGTGGATTCTTACTGAACGCTAGCAGCATGCTGGATTTTGATGGCGAGATTCATGTGAGGCACAAAACGACGGCACTCTTTGACAGGTGGAAAATAGAGGATCTGGGATCGGACTGTTCATTAGTTTGTATCGCGCAAGATGAATTCAGGATAGAAGACTATCCTGGGTATAATAACAAAAGGGGGTCGAGTTCCAGAGCTGATGAGCCGTTTCCACTAGGCGCTTCAAAGACCTATAGGTTCAGACTGTGCCCCGTTGCTGTGAATAGTCTGATAATGAGGAAGCTGCATTTGATGCCTCAGATGTGCACGAGTGCTCCCGCTGGTGTGCAACAGCAGGTTCCAATGGCTCCTTTCACACCTCAGGTGTTTTCAACTCATCCCCTCGTCGTGCAGCCCCAGCCTCCGTTCATGAATGTTCATGATGAATGCCTGAGAATATTTGGGAGATATTTAAAGCATGTGGAGGAAACATTTGGAGACACTAGTTATGATGTGTGGCATTCAGTGGTGGACGCCTTGTGGTGTGGTTACGAGATGTACATGAGCAATGCTGCACCGGGGACTGGGACACCACCGTCGAGTGGTTTTATCAGCATTTTGGAAGAACTTCACCGTTTGAGCAGTTCAAGATACGAACGACTGAGGCAGTCGTTGTTTCGTCATGATTTGAGGTAA
- the LOC130986130 gene encoding uncharacterized protein At4g26485-like has protein sequence MGILQSSCRAKEEEDEIPIYPDFQNHYISWSPKLLKLSILIYKALKGILRKIGSIFSDAEPLLPVPNPASRGISTEPLLLQTPPPISDDEDLECDEENYLLGSAEEETVVVEIKTSFIQERWIKHYSSGHRILLVGEGNFSFSACLALAFHSAPNIIATSLDSRAFLEKHYDKALSNIEELRSRGSKVMHKINATTMANHQLLAHLKFDRIIFNFPYVGLKGFKNLPRQSQLACQQKLVRQFLENAREMIKENGEIHITHKTNGFHGEWRVVSLGRGCGLRLMEATKFNYLDYPGYNTKCGFGGNGDFNCNPSKTYKFQR, from the exons ATGGGAATTCTTCAGAGCAGCTGCAGagccaaagaagaagaagatgaaatcCCAATTTATCCAGATTTCCAGAATCATTATATATCTTGGTCGCCTAAACTATTAAAACTGAGCATTTTGATCTACAAAGCTTTAAAAGGCATCTTGCGGAAAATTGGTTCCATCTTCTCTGATGCAGAGCCATTACTCCCGGTTCCAAATCCGGCATCACGCGGCATAAGCACTGAACCCTTACTGCTTCAAACTCCTCCTCCCATTTCTGATGATGAAGATTTGGAGTGTGACGAAGAAAACTACTTGTTAGGCTCAGCAGAAGAAGAAACAGTGGTAGTGGAGATAAAGACTAGTTTCATTCAAGAGAGGTGGATTAAGCACTACAGCAGCGGGCATCGAATACTGTTGGTGGGAGAGGGGAATTTCTCCTTCTCTGCTTGTCTCGCGCTGGCGTTTCATAGCGCTCCCAACATCATTGCCACATCTCTAGATTCCCGAG CATTTCTAGAGAAGCATTATGACAAGGCTTTAAGCAACATTGAGGAACTAAGGAGCAGGGGAAGCAAGGTGATGCATAAGATCAATGCCACTACAATGGCCAATCATCAACTGCTCGCACACCTTAAATTTGATCGCATCATTTTCAACTTTCCCTACGTTGGATTGAAAGGTTTCAAGAATTTGCCGCGCCAATCTCAACTTGC ATGTCAGCAGAAACTTGTGAGGCAGTTTCTGGAGAATGCGAGAGAGATGATAAAGGAAAATGGGGAGATTCACATAACACACAAGACCAACGGTTTCCACGGCGAATGGAGGGTGGTGTCACTTGGTCGCGGCTGCGGACTCAGGTTGATGGAGGCCACCAAATTCAATTATCTCGATTATCCAGGCTACAACACCAAGTGTGGATTTGGGGGTAATGGAGACTTCAATTGCAACCCCAGTAAAACCTACAAATTCCAACGTTAA